One window from the genome of [Mycobacterium] stephanolepidis encodes:
- a CDS encoding Acg family FMN-binding oxidoreductase, producing the protein MPKTMVHIDVVQTAIQLACRAPSLHNTQPWRWIVDPGSGSGDLHLYLDRSRCVNRTDDRGREAIISCGAALDHFRVAMASAGWMARVERVPDPDNPDHLAAITFLPRSVVVVGDRRRADAILQRRTDRLPFESPPNWSQFARMLNSVISDRAVILDVIDDAMRPRLAEASALSDALRIYDSAYQNELDWWTASFTLGEGIPRSALVSAGESDRVDIGRTFPVVSERTPRPGPQEDRAKVLALSTARDTPKHLLRCGELLSEVLLEATLAGMATCTITHMLELTASREVVGATIGRAHPQALIRVGLAPTFGRVPPPTPRRSLADVFEIRG; encoded by the coding sequence ATGCCCAAGACGATGGTTCACATCGACGTAGTCCAGACTGCGATCCAACTTGCTTGCCGTGCACCGTCTTTGCACAACACCCAGCCATGGCGCTGGATCGTCGACCCGGGCTCCGGGTCCGGGGATTTGCACCTATATCTGGACCGCTCTCGCTGCGTGAACAGAACTGACGACAGGGGCCGCGAAGCCATCATCAGCTGCGGTGCGGCTTTGGACCATTTCCGGGTCGCCATGGCCTCGGCGGGCTGGATGGCACGCGTGGAACGGGTCCCCGACCCCGACAACCCCGACCACCTCGCGGCCATCACGTTCTTGCCCAGATCCGTCGTGGTGGTGGGTGATCGTCGACGTGCGGATGCGATCCTGCAGCGTCGCACCGATCGCCTCCCCTTCGAGTCACCGCCGAACTGGTCGCAGTTCGCCCGGATGTTGAACTCGGTGATCTCCGATCGGGCGGTGATCTTGGACGTGATCGACGATGCGATGCGGCCGAGACTGGCCGAGGCGTCGGCACTCAGCGATGCCCTGCGTATCTACGATTCGGCCTACCAGAACGAACTCGATTGGTGGACAGCATCGTTCACCCTGGGAGAAGGTATTCCGCGCAGTGCGCTGGTGTCGGCCGGTGAGAGCGATCGCGTCGACATCGGCCGCACCTTCCCGGTCGTCTCGGAACGGACCCCACGGCCCGGCCCGCAGGAAGATCGAGCCAAGGTGCTGGCGCTGTCCACTGCCAGAGACACCCCAAAACACCTGCTGCGCTGCGGCGAGCTGCTGTCGGAGGTGCTGCTGGAAGCGACCCTGGCCGGGATGGCGACCTGCACCATCACGCACATGCTGGAACTGACCGCCAGTCGCGAGGTCGTCGGCGCCACCATCGGGCGAGCGCACCCGCAGGCATTGATCCGGGTTGGCCTTGCTCCGACCTTCGGTCGCGTCCCGCCCCCGACGCCCCGGCGATCGCTTGCCGACGTGTTCGAGATCCGCGGCTAG
- a CDS encoding bifunctional aminoglycoside phosphotransferase/ATP-binding protein, whose product MAGYPRPAPGNDEVMRAMRSTASPTYVGAEIRETHTGIVILAGGRAYKLKKPVVTNLLDFSTLELRERACAREVALNSRISSDSYIGVSHLTDPEGGPGEPVVVMRRYPDAARLSAMAKAGRVTKSHLDAVAEVLAAFHKRADRSPSIDEAGALDAVVDRWEDTLTSLEKYVGTALAADDVRMVRTLATQFISGRAVLFAQRIADHRIIDGHGDLMASDVFCLPDGPVMLDCLEFDDRLRHADSLDDAAFLAMDLEFLGRRDLGEYFMNRYVELSADPAPEPLRHFYIAYRSLVRAKVDCTRFAQGQRAALSRATKHVSMALSHLSAATVRLVLVGGGPGTGKSTLARRISEDVGAQIISTDEVRHQLHRLGVISGGKGVLDAGLYSPENVAAVYDAVLRRARVCLAGGHTVILDATWRNPRHRLRAHQLAYEAGAPMVEFLCMAPLVTAQHRVAARHDGVSDAGGDIAAALSSEFVGVDNGWGEAHVIDTRLPLDRSTAEAEELCRQALYAPVPCHPR is encoded by the coding sequence ATGGCCGGATATCCTCGTCCCGCACCCGGCAACGATGAAGTCATGCGCGCAATGCGATCGACCGCCAGCCCCACGTACGTCGGTGCAGAGATCCGTGAAACACACACGGGTATAGTCATTTTGGCTGGAGGGCGGGCATACAAACTCAAAAAGCCCGTGGTCACCAACCTCCTCGACTTCAGCACCCTGGAGCTTCGCGAAAGGGCTTGTGCCCGTGAGGTGGCGCTCAACAGCCGCATCTCAAGTGACAGTTACATCGGTGTCTCGCACCTCACCGATCCCGAGGGCGGGCCGGGCGAACCGGTCGTGGTGATGCGGCGCTACCCGGACGCCGCGCGATTGTCGGCGATGGCCAAGGCGGGCCGGGTCACCAAGTCGCATCTGGATGCGGTCGCGGAGGTGCTGGCGGCATTCCACAAGCGGGCCGATCGCAGCCCATCGATCGACGAGGCCGGGGCGCTTGACGCTGTCGTCGATCGTTGGGAGGACACGCTGACCTCGTTGGAGAAGTATGTCGGAACGGCGCTCGCCGCGGACGACGTGCGCATGGTCCGGACGCTCGCGACACAGTTCATCTCCGGGCGGGCGGTGCTGTTCGCACAGCGCATCGCCGACCACAGGATCATCGACGGGCACGGCGATCTGATGGCCAGCGACGTCTTCTGCCTGCCCGATGGTCCGGTGATGCTCGACTGTCTGGAATTCGACGACCGACTGCGGCACGCGGACAGCCTCGACGACGCCGCATTCCTAGCCATGGATCTGGAATTCCTGGGGCGGCGGGATCTGGGCGAATACTTCATGAATCGCTACGTGGAACTATCCGCCGATCCCGCACCGGAGCCGTTGCGGCACTTCTATATCGCCTATCGATCCTTGGTCCGGGCCAAGGTGGATTGCACCCGGTTCGCGCAGGGGCAGCGCGCGGCCCTGAGCCGGGCCACCAAACATGTGTCGATGGCGCTGAGCCACCTGAGCGCGGCAACGGTTCGGCTTGTGCTGGTCGGTGGCGGACCGGGTACAGGCAAGAGCACCTTAGCGCGTCGGATATCGGAAGATGTTGGTGCTCAGATCATCTCCACCGATGAGGTGCGCCACCAATTGCATCGCCTGGGCGTGATATCCGGCGGGAAGGGCGTGCTCGACGCGGGCCTGTACTCCCCGGAGAACGTGGCCGCCGTATACGATGCGGTGCTCCGCAGAGCGCGGGTGTGTCTGGCCGGCGGGCACACCGTCATCCTGGACGCGACCTGGCGTAATCCGCGTCACCGGCTGCGCGCGCATCAGCTCGCGTATGAAGCCGGAGCGCCGATGGTGGAGTTCTTATGTATGGCGCCGCTGGTGACCGCCCAACATCGGGTGGCGGCCCGCCACGACGGAGTGTCGGATGCCGGCGGTGATATCGCGGCGGCGTTGAGTTCTGAGTTCGTCGGTGTGGACAACGGGTGGGGTGAGGCGCACGTGATCGATACGCGCCTACCGCTGGACCGGTCGACCGCCGAGGCCGAGGAACTGTGCCGGCAGGCGTTGTACGCCCCGGTGCCGTGTCACCCGCGGTAG